In the Chroococcidiopsis sp. SAG 2025 genome, one interval contains:
- a CDS encoding STAS domain-containing protein produces MMSTQEFQLILLQPPERLDENGGSALETQLARLMPQKQSLWVIDLAQVDFMDSAGLVSLVSGLKSARQIGCRLVLCNVQASVRLVLELTQLDSVFEIFDSYDEVLTTVNSPALIR; encoded by the coding sequence ATGATGAGTACACAAGAATTTCAACTAATTTTGCTCCAGCCACCAGAACGCCTAGACGAAAATGGTGGTAGTGCCTTAGAAACTCAATTGGCTAGGCTAATGCCTCAAAAGCAATCTCTCTGGGTGATCGATCTAGCCCAAGTTGATTTCATGGATAGTGCTGGCTTAGTTTCCTTGGTTAGTGGGTTGAAATCTGCAAGACAAATCGGTTGTCGTCTAGTCCTATGTAACGTGCAAGCTTCCGTAAGGCTAGTATTAGAACTAACACAACTTGATTCTGTATTTGAAATTTTTGATAGCTATGATGAAGTGCTAACAACTGTTAATTCACCTGCTCTAATACGTTAG
- a CDS encoding M23 family metallopeptidase produces MKQFQLLRFQRLGFTVSKKSLLLVALSLASLPLLAWHQKKVTAEEVAQNKIATGNLWRKASFPVENFQYYSSPFGYRRSPTGGSGLEFHSGLDLVAPQGSYVRSWWTGTIVKVADRDACGTHVIIRSGAWDHIYCHMQGQVGTQGKNRYMIDREGGIVLWEGQTIPAGARIGRVGMTGRTTGPHLHWGLKYANNYIDPALVLRVMYAQQKDGQS; encoded by the coding sequence ATGAAGCAATTTCAACTCCTGAGGTTTCAAAGACTGGGTTTTACTGTTTCCAAAAAAAGTTTGCTGCTGGTTGCACTCAGTCTCGCCAGCTTACCCCTACTAGCATGGCATCAAAAAAAGGTGACAGCAGAGGAAGTAGCGCAAAACAAAATTGCCACTGGTAATCTTTGGCGCAAAGCATCCTTTCCGGTCGAAAATTTCCAATACTATAGTTCGCCTTTCGGCTACCGTCGCTCTCCTACTGGCGGTTCGGGCTTAGAATTTCACAGTGGTTTAGATTTAGTAGCACCTCAAGGTAGTTACGTCCGCAGTTGGTGGACTGGCACAATAGTCAAGGTTGCCGATCGCGATGCCTGCGGTACGCACGTTATTATTCGTTCTGGAGCTTGGGATCACATTTACTGTCACATGCAAGGACAGGTCGGTACTCAAGGCAAAAACCGCTACATGATCGATCGCGAAGGCGGAATTGTCCTTTGGGAAGGGCAAACAATACCCGCTGGAGCTAGAATCGGTCGTGTCGGTATGACTGGACGCACCACAGGACCTCACCTACATTGGGGTTTGAAATACGCTAACAATTACATCGACCCCGCTTTAGTCCTGCGGGTCATGTACGCTCAGCAAAAAGATGGGCAGTCTTAA
- the rpsB gene encoding 30S ribosomal protein S2, with translation MPVVSLAQMMESGVHFGHQTRRWNPKMSQYIYTARNGVHIIDLVQTAQLMDEAYNYVRQSAEQGKKFLFVGTKRQAAGIVAQEALRCGASYVNQRWLGGMLTNWTTIKTRAERLKELERREESGALDLLPKKEASVLRRELAKLQKYLGGIKNMRKVPDVVIIVDQRREYNAVLECQKLSIEIVSMLDTNCDPDLVDVPIPANDDAIRSIKLIVGKLADAIYEGRHGQLDAEEDYEDYEGAEEDFDYDESESEYTDAVIPNEEEEEG, from the coding sequence ATGCCAGTTGTTTCATTGGCTCAAATGATGGAGTCTGGGGTTCACTTTGGGCATCAAACCCGTAGGTGGAATCCAAAAATGTCTCAGTACATCTACACTGCTCGTAATGGCGTTCATATCATTGACTTGGTGCAGACAGCTCAGTTAATGGATGAAGCTTACAATTACGTCAGACAATCTGCCGAGCAAGGGAAAAAGTTTCTCTTCGTTGGTACGAAGCGTCAAGCAGCGGGGATTGTAGCTCAAGAAGCCTTGCGTTGTGGCGCTAGCTATGTCAACCAGCGATGGTTAGGTGGAATGCTGACTAACTGGACGACGATTAAAACTCGCGCCGAACGATTGAAAGAGTTAGAACGTCGTGAGGAAAGCGGAGCGCTGGATTTACTACCCAAAAAAGAAGCATCGGTACTGCGCCGAGAGCTAGCTAAACTCCAAAAATACCTGGGTGGGATCAAGAACATGCGCAAAGTTCCTGATGTGGTCATAATTGTAGACCAGCGGCGGGAATACAACGCAGTATTAGAATGCCAGAAGTTAAGCATTGAAATTGTATCTATGTTGGATACAAACTGCGATCCCGATCTCGTTGACGTTCCCATTCCTGCTAACGATGATGCCATCCGTTCGATCAAATTGATTGTAGGCAAATTAGCTGACGCAATTTACGAAGGACGACACGGACAATTGGATGCGGAAGAGGATTACGAAGATTACGAGGGTGCAGAAGAAGATTTCGATTATGATGAAAGCGAAAGTGAATACACTGATGCGGTGATTCCTAACGAAGAAGAGGAAGAAGGATAG
- a CDS encoding DedA family protein, with product MSLEFLSLERIQEIAHQYGYWAVFLGILLENLGIPVPGETVTIVGGFLAGSDELNYWLVLGDAIAGAAIGGTCGYLIGRKFGWSFMLQVGRIFRISEDRLLEMKEQFSNNATKAVFFGRFIALLRIFAGPLAGVAQMPYAKFFIYNLAGAAAWASVMVTLAFFVGKIVSLEELVTLTAKFGIVALAIAFAVIFVPLWLEARKAGVGSRESGVGEES from the coding sequence ATGTCACTAGAGTTTTTATCGTTGGAAAGAATTCAGGAAATTGCCCACCAGTACGGCTATTGGGCAGTTTTTCTCGGAATTTTATTAGAAAACCTCGGTATTCCCGTCCCAGGTGAAACCGTAACCATAGTAGGAGGGTTTCTTGCAGGTAGTGACGAGTTAAATTACTGGCTCGTTTTAGGTGATGCGATCGCGGGAGCTGCTATTGGTGGAACTTGCGGCTATTTAATTGGCAGAAAATTCGGTTGGTCATTCATGTTGCAAGTCGGTCGAATTTTCCGCATTTCAGAAGACCGACTCCTAGAAATGAAAGAACAGTTTAGTAACAACGCCACCAAAGCCGTATTTTTTGGCAGATTTATTGCTTTATTGCGTATTTTTGCCGGTCCACTGGCTGGTGTTGCCCAAATGCCCTACGCCAAATTCTTTATCTATAACTTAGCGGGAGCTGCTGCTTGGGCATCAGTCATGGTGACGCTGGCTTTCTTCGTCGGTAAAATTGTTTCTCTAGAAGAATTAGTTACTCTCACAGCTAAGTTTGGCATCGTAGCACTAGCGATCGCTTTCGCTGTCATTTTTGTTCCTCTGTGGCTGGAAGCACGTAAAGCGGGAGTCGGGAGTCGGGAGTCGGGAGTCGGGGAAGAGAGCTGA
- the tsf gene encoding translation elongation factor Ts, producing the protein MAEISAKAVKELRERTNAGMMDCKKALQATDGDMEKAIEWLRQKGLASAGKKAGRVAAEGLVDSYIHTGGRIGVLVEVNCETDFVARNQAFSELVRNIAMQIAACPNVEYVRVSDIPPEVVEKEKAIEMGKDDLAGKPENIREKIVVGRIEKRLKEMSLVDQAYIKDQNKSVEDLVKEAIAQLGENIQIRRFSRYVLGEGIEKSSEE; encoded by the coding sequence ATGGCGGAAATATCTGCAAAGGCTGTTAAAGAGCTACGCGAGAGAACAAACGCTGGCATGATGGATTGCAAAAAAGCACTCCAAGCGACTGATGGCGATATGGAAAAAGCCATTGAATGGCTGCGGCAGAAAGGGCTTGCCTCTGCTGGAAAGAAAGCCGGACGTGTAGCAGCAGAAGGACTAGTAGATAGTTACATCCATACTGGCGGGCGAATTGGCGTGCTAGTGGAAGTGAACTGCGAAACTGACTTCGTAGCGCGCAACCAAGCATTTAGTGAATTAGTGCGAAATATTGCCATGCAAATCGCTGCTTGTCCTAACGTAGAGTACGTTAGAGTCAGCGATATTCCCCCTGAAGTTGTCGAAAAGGAGAAGGCGATTGAAATGGGGAAAGACGATCTAGCAGGAAAACCAGAGAACATTCGCGAAAAGATCGTTGTTGGACGCATTGAAAAGCGCTTGAAAGAGATGTCCTTAGTGGATCAAGCGTACATCAAGGATCAAAACAAATCAGTAGAAGATTTGGTTAAAGAAGCGATCGCCCAGTTAGGCGAAAATATTCAAATCCGTCGCTTCTCCCGCTACGTCTTAGGTGAAGGCATCGAAAAGTCATCCGAAGAATAG
- the recG gene encoding ATP-dependent DNA helicase RecG, with translation MTNDDIDWLRLQKALAVEAEKGFVDLVGKQYRFSEFLCLSFGKPPVTLSVEERRRWQEMAMQFAEYHQMTQEERQSVVAAARRCLHLSQQVSEQQHLYESDNNLSQKSKVKSQNTISDSHSPTPTLSLSHSLTPDSPVVQPKTSPLISTKSSEINQRLAPSLEQPLTRLPEIGARRGEILAKLGLYTVRDVLLYYPRDHINYARQVKICDLEAGETATLVGTVKKCQCFTSPRNAKLSILEIVLKDNTGQIRLNYFFAGGRYSHRGWQEQQKRKYPPGAVVAASGLVKESKYGLTLDKPALEVLAHPGDTIDSLTVGRVVPIYPLTEGIGADMVRKAVTTALPSLVHLKDPLPKALRDYYGFVEVREAIANIHFPADTDALELARRRLVFDEFFYLQLGLLQRQYKARQIANSAVLSPSGQLVEKFYQLLPFKLTGAQQRVINDILNDLKKSVPMNRLVQGDVGSGKTVVAVVAILAAIQSGYQGALMAPTEVLAEQHYRKLVGWFNLLHLPVELLTGSTPAAKRRQIHAQLETGELPLLVGTHALIQDKVIFQRLGLVVIDEQHRFGVEQRARLQQKGESPHVLTMTATPIPRTLALTLHGDLDVSQIDELPPGRQKIHTTVLSSKERSHAYELILREVAQGRQAYIVLPLVEESEKLDLKAAVDEFQKLQESIFPQFQVGLLHGRMSSADKDEAINLFRDNQTQILVSTTVIEVGVDVPNATVMLIENAERFGLSQLHQLRGRVGRGAAQSFCLLMGNPKNETARQRLKVLEESQDGFFIAEADMKFRGPGEVLGMRQAGLPDFTLASLIDDQAVLEIAREAAEKVMEKDPTLQRWTLMQAELTYRYQKLLGGTILT, from the coding sequence ATGACTAATGACGATATAGACTGGTTGCGATTGCAGAAAGCCTTAGCTGTGGAGGCAGAAAAAGGCTTTGTAGACTTGGTAGGGAAACAATATCGCTTCAGCGAGTTTCTCTGTTTGAGTTTTGGCAAACCTCCTGTCACTTTATCTGTAGAAGAAAGACGTAGATGGCAGGAAATGGCAATGCAATTTGCCGAATACCATCAGATGACGCAGGAAGAGAGACAAAGTGTAGTTGCAGCAGCACGTAGATGCTTGCACCTATCGCAACAAGTATCGGAACAGCAGCATTTATATGAGTCAGACAATAATTTAAGTCAAAAGTCAAAAGTTAAAAGTCAAAACACCATTTCCGATTCTCACTCTCCCACTCCTACTCTCTCACTCTCCCACTCTCTCACTCCCGACTCCCCCGTCGTCCAACCTAAAACCTCACCCCTAATTTCCACTAAATCTTCAGAGATAAATCAACGTCTTGCACCCAGTTTAGAGCAGCCCTTGACGAGGTTGCCGGAGATTGGTGCGAGAAGAGGTGAGATTTTAGCCAAGTTGGGACTGTACACTGTCAGAGATGTCTTACTCTACTATCCCCGCGATCATATTAACTACGCACGGCAGGTCAAGATTTGCGATTTAGAGGCGGGGGAAACAGCAACGCTAGTAGGAACGGTAAAAAAGTGCCAGTGTTTTACCAGTCCTCGTAATGCTAAATTATCCATTCTGGAAATTGTCCTGAAAGATAATACGGGTCAAATTCGCCTCAACTACTTTTTCGCTGGCGGACGTTATTCTCATCGTGGCTGGCAAGAACAACAAAAGCGCAAATATCCACCTGGCGCAGTCGTCGCAGCGTCGGGATTAGTGAAAGAGAGTAAATACGGTCTGACGCTGGACAAACCAGCTCTGGAGGTGCTGGCACACCCAGGAGATACAATTGATTCATTAACTGTGGGTCGAGTTGTGCCAATTTACCCCTTGACGGAAGGTATTGGGGCAGATATGGTGCGCAAGGCTGTCACTACCGCACTGCCATCTTTAGTTCATCTCAAAGATCCGTTACCAAAAGCTTTACGCGATTATTACGGATTTGTTGAGGTAAGGGAAGCGATCGCTAATATCCATTTTCCAGCTGATACCGACGCTTTAGAACTTGCCCGTCGTCGCCTAGTCTTTGACGAATTTTTCTACTTACAACTAGGCTTACTGCAACGCCAATATAAAGCACGGCAAATTGCTAATAGTGCCGTTCTCTCGCCAAGCGGTCAATTGGTGGAAAAGTTTTATCAACTTTTACCTTTTAAACTCACTGGTGCGCAGCAAAGGGTGATTAATGACATTCTCAATGACTTAAAAAAATCCGTACCGATGAATCGCCTGGTTCAGGGAGATGTGGGTTCGGGGAAAACGGTTGTTGCAGTGGTAGCAATTCTCGCCGCGATTCAATCAGGCTACCAGGGAGCGTTGATGGCTCCCACAGAGGTATTAGCAGAACAGCATTATCGCAAGTTAGTTGGTTGGTTTAACTTATTACATTTACCTGTAGAATTGCTGACGGGTTCGACTCCGGCGGCGAAACGAAGGCAAATTCACGCCCAATTAGAAACAGGAGAGTTACCCCTGTTAGTGGGGACTCATGCTTTAATTCAAGATAAAGTCATTTTTCAACGTTTAGGATTAGTCGTAATTGACGAACAACACCGATTTGGTGTCGAACAACGCGCTCGTTTGCAACAAAAGGGCGAGTCTCCCCACGTTTTGACGATGACAGCTACGCCGATTCCCCGCACGCTTGCCTTAACCTTACACGGGGATTTGGATGTGAGCCAAATTGATGAATTGCCTCCTGGGAGACAAAAGATTCATACTACAGTTTTATCGAGTAAAGAGCGATCGCACGCTTACGAATTGATTCTGCGCGAAGTTGCACAAGGAAGGCAAGCTTACATTGTCTTGCCCTTGGTGGAAGAATCGGAAAAGCTGGATTTAAAAGCAGCAGTCGACGAGTTTCAAAAGTTGCAAGAAAGCATTTTTCCCCAGTTTCAAGTCGGATTGCTCCACGGTCGCATGTCGTCAGCTGATAAAGACGAGGCGATTAATTTATTTCGCGACAACCAAACGCAAATTCTCGTCTCTACGACTGTAATTGAAGTTGGTGTAGATGTTCCCAACGCTACCGTAATGTTAATTGAAAATGCCGAACGATTTGGTTTATCTCAGTTGCACCAGTTGCGGGGACGTGTCGGACGTGGTGCGGCGCAATCTTTTTGTCTGTTAATGGGTAATCCTAAGAATGAAACTGCCCGTCAGCGCTTAAAAGTATTAGAAGAATCTCAAGATGGCTTTTTTATTGCTGAAGCAGATATGAAATTTCGCGGTCCTGGGGAAGTTTTAGGAATGCGTCAAGCTGGACTACCAGATTTTACTTTGGCAAGTTTAATTGACGACCAAGCAGTTTTAGAAATTGCGCGAGAAGCCGCTGAAAAGGTGATGGAGAAAGATCCAACTTTACAACGCTGGACTTTAATGCAAGCAGAATTAACGTATAGATACCAAAAGTTGCTGGGTGGGACGATTTTAACTTAA
- the rpsF gene encoding 30S ribosomal protein S6, producing MPSAYETMYILRPDLGEEQIEQAIAKYENFLKDQGATNLQIQLRGKRRLAYEIGRQREGVYVQMNYEAPGTAIAPMERAMRLSEEVIRYLTLKSEEPTATPEAAAVE from the coding sequence ATGCCATCAGCTTACGAAACAATGTACATTTTGCGTCCCGACCTGGGAGAGGAACAGATCGAACAGGCGATCGCTAAATATGAAAACTTCCTCAAAGATCAGGGAGCTACTAACCTACAAATTCAGCTGCGCGGTAAGCGCCGTCTTGCCTACGAGATTGGCAGACAGCGCGAAGGCGTTTACGTTCAAATGAACTATGAAGCGCCAGGGACAGCTATAGCTCCAATGGAAAGGGCAATGCGCTTGAGCGAAGAAGTCATTCGCTACCTGACGCTTAAGTCAGAGGAACCAACAGCCACCCCTGAAGCCGCAGCAGTGGAATAA
- a CDS encoding glycosyltransferase family 2 protein, producing MTNNECFTLENGVGEKVMFFSVVIPTYNRLPILAKCLRSLECQNLDDVAIEGYEVVLVDDGSTDGTLAWLEANADEFPHVRSLLQDHQGPAAARNLGVEQAKGDTIVFIDSDLVVTENFLQAHAQGLQQGREMYGSDRIFTYGRVINTCNFDKPTAEPYKITDFSAAYFATGNVAIPRHWLEKAGLFDTRFQLYGWEDLELGVRLKQLGLKLVKCPDAVGYHWHPAFNLEQIPNLIDKEIQRGRMGVLFYQKHPTWEVRMMIQMTWIHRLLWGILSLGGQLNERTLAPVLRWLINQGKPQLAEQVARIFLNWYNVQGVYEEYALMKPRIE from the coding sequence ATGACAAATAACGAATGCTTTACCCTAGAAAATGGTGTTGGGGAAAAAGTGATGTTTTTCAGTGTTGTCATTCCTACATACAATCGCCTGCCAATTTTGGCGAAGTGCTTGCGATCGCTAGAATGCCAAAACCTTGACGATGTGGCTATAGAAGGTTATGAGGTAGTTTTAGTCGATGATGGCTCTACAGATGGCACTTTGGCATGGCTAGAGGCAAATGCAGATGAATTTCCCCACGTGCGATCGCTTCTACAAGACCACCAGGGACCAGCTGCGGCTCGCAATTTGGGAGTAGAACAGGCAAAGGGCGATACGATCGTGTTCATCGATAGCGATTTGGTCGTGACTGAGAATTTTTTGCAGGCGCACGCTCAAGGGTTGCAGCAGGGACGCGAAATGTATGGCAGCGATCGCATTTTCACCTATGGCAGAGTAATTAATACATGTAATTTTGACAAGCCTACAGCCGAGCCTTATAAAATTACCGATTTTTCTGCGGCTTATTTTGCCACGGGAAATGTAGCTATTCCTCGCCATTGGCTAGAAAAAGCTGGGTTGTTCGACACGCGCTTTCAACTCTACGGTTGGGAAGATTTGGAATTAGGCGTGCGGTTGAAACAGTTGGGGTTAAAGTTAGTGAAATGCCCCGATGCAGTCGGCTATCACTGGCATCCAGCCTTTAATTTAGAGCAAATTCCTAATTTAATTGACAAAGAAATTCAACGCGGTCGGATGGGAGTTTTGTTCTACCAAAAGCACCCAACATGGGAAGTGCGGATGATGATCCAAATGACTTGGATACACCGCTTGCTCTGGGGGATTCTTTCCCTCGGCGGACAACTCAACGAGCGTACCCTAGCCCCAGTTTTAAGGTGGTTGATTAACCAAGGTAAGCCTCAATTAGCCGAACAGGTCGCCCGCATCTTCCTCAATTGGTACAACGTTCAAGGGGTTTACGAAGAGTACGCTTTGATGAAACCTAGAATCGAGTAA